The genomic interval ACTATAAAATGttatagaataataaattatgtttattgtTTAACATCAAGTCTGTTTGGTACACGAAAATGCTtttgattgaataaaaaagGACTGGCTCAACCACCTCATCAATGATCATTCTGTATTTTGGTCGAATGAAACAAACACAACAGCTAACTTGTTCACCAATCTTTCGATTGAATTGACAAGCCTAACCCAgtcaattttttaatcattgcAATGAaggaacaaaatcaaaatccaTATAATTAAAAGAGGGAATGGAACAAACTATCCACCATCTTCTGTTTCTCAGAGCATGCTTCagacattatttttcaaacgaATGGGAAGATAACGGCAAAAATGGCATTATCAAAACTCTACCTCGAAATCAATATACATTCTTAATTCTTCGGGTTTATTGGTCTTGAGTGACAACCCTATCAGTAACTTTCCCTCCAGTAGTTTCTACAGTACTTTCCTTAAAACCTAGTTCAGCCAAGTCTTGTTTTGCCATCAAGTTCCTGAAAGAAGCCAATTACATAGTTCATGGtaattagttataaaaaaaatctagtcAAAACAAAGGTAGGAACCATATATACCAAAAGTAATATCTACAGCATACTATAACTATTTTACAATGAAAAGAACAAGACAGATCAAAGATATCCACTAAAATCACTAACTTCTATACTTAATATTTCATCGTGAGAATATTTTGTAATGAGATTAGATTCCATGATTTCATTGCAAAATTGGTACAAATTTTGATAGAATAGCATTCTACCTGTGACTACGATCTTGTCAAGCTCATATGGTGTCATAAAAATACATATCTATAGAAAAACCATTGACAAAACTACTGCCTGAGAAATGATTAATAACGGATGTCAGTTGAATAACAAGAGTTAATCCTAAATATAGAGACTCTATCTCTTAAAATGCTATTACTGTTTCCTGTCTCCAGTAATCTTGTTCTCTTTCTGGGTTATTCAAAGAGGCATTTTGTTTCTGTAATTAGGAAATTTGTATAAGTATGGTTGCACGTATATTTTCTACTGTTTTTAGTTCCATACTCAAGatcataattagttttaaatgaaTAGTGCTCACTCTTTTCCTCACCAAAATTTGCATTGCTCAATTAAACAGATCACAGTCAAAAATTCAGAATGACTAATTCAAATCCACGAAAGATAATTAAGACTTTATAAAACTGCTTAGTCATCATGGAAAACTACAAAATTGAGCTCAACAGAGTAGTCTAGCCTACTTAATTAACACCAAAGACTAACTACCATGTGCATTGAAAACTTATATGCAATACATTGAAAGCAACCCACCTCTCCATACGACACTGCAGGTATTTTTTTGAGAATTGCCTGCATTTTTCAGACTGGTGGCCAGCAGTCTTCAAACAATTTAGATATTCCACCTTCTCCTGCAAGGATGGCGATACAAGAGTGAATCAAAATGGGGGCTAAGAAACCAAAAATGAATAAACAAGTGAAAAAGAAGCATACATACTAGATCACACAAATGCAAATGGTCCAATGGGAATATTCCCTTTTCGGGAGGCACTGGACGGAGCCCCCTGTTGCCACCAAACGCACCACCTATACTACACAAAACCGTCAAACACTGTTAATAATCAGAAACCCATACAGAATAAAGCATACTACCACATAGGAATAACAAAGGgtatttgtttttgaaacagcGGAAGAAGAATAAAGATTTCAAACAATCCTAGAGCATAGCATTTTCACTGCAAAATTTGGAAGCAATTCATTTATCAAACAGAGGATGAAAGGTGAAAAGGAAACAAATACCTGCAGCACTCATTTCTAGGGTTTCATGGGGAAGCTTTGATACTGAATCTGAGAaagcaatttcaatttcaactggattaaattaaaaaaaaaaaaaaaaaaaaaacaaactcgCTGCATGTGGATCCGTTGTGCGATTGGGATGATCAAAAGGGGGAGTCAAGTTCAGCAAGAAAAATTCTTCTGGGTAAAATGttaacaactttattttatttttaagcaaACTTTTTAATTAGAGTTATTCAACTTTAAgtgtttattaaatttgaatatttttaattaagtgtttATATTCTTATACACAAAAGAGAGatttctactctttttttttttcaattttcctttttaaataaatatcatttttaatttaaaataagtattttatcaatttttttttatttttaagtgtttaattctttaaatttaatagttttttttacatttaacatttttttaattataaaactatctacaaataaataaaaactttttataataaaattactaaaactattttatttataattataaataacaaacaataataataataataataataataataatatttttattattataaaaaatatcacacaTACGCTatgttttcattattaaatttaaatttttatatattaattattttaaaaaattatataaattagtacgtagtgttttattcttttatattttaacttttatataaatttatttatattaatgcttttataaattattttcttagatGGGCAACATTATATATACGGCTGCActccttttaatatttaaattataaagaatatattgaagaactatttaaatttatacgaaattgtttttttttcggttaaatatattttttatgtaaaataaattgatttagttattttaatcaaatttttttgacaaattgATTTGAATTTTACGTTTTTAATCCATTTATCAGTTAACACTAAAACCagaaatacatttaaaataacaaataaatttaacaaaaaattgttaaaaaaattaaattcatatatttttaaaattaaagtatgaaactggaaaaaaaattaagatgattaattttaattttaactaaaattaagtgaaaaaaacatatttagtttttttttttttatcttaactaCATCTATGggtttgtttctttccttaaatgtaaaaatgggcaataaagaaaataatgaagatactgacatgaaaaaaatggtaaaatgaACACAATATCTATTATTGTTGCATACACCAAATTGttcaattcaataataaaaaaaaaaatattaagcttTTACAGGAACTTGTGACATTGATTGTCATTAAGCATGTGACTGTGAagcaataaagaaaaaaggtcATCTATATTTTAGGGAATAGGGTGTAAATGGTAATATTCTCCTCaaagttattaaaattgtaaaagaaaaagtttatataGTGACAACATAATCTTGTGAAATGAGACCTAACATATGGTCAATATTTACCACAATCAGAATGGTCACATCTCATCGTGTCACCCCATCTATCTATCTATGTATAAAAAACTTTATCAACCTAACACTATAATGAATTTGTCAAAAACTCGTCTATTTTTGAGAcatattttacatgtttcttCGTTCAGGGACGAAACTACCAACTATATACATGtttggaaatcaaatttatcatttatcatAGATTTTACACAACCAAAACGACATTGACTTTAAAATACCAACTTAGTGGGCACCTTGAATGTAGTCAATGAAATTAAATGCGAAAGAGATAAAGTAAAGCTGATTTTCAATATAAGCCCCCACCCACGCCCTAGGCAAATTAGTTCACCAACTCACCATGAGAATTAAGCTTTTTAGTGTCCTGGGCCCTTTCACAACtgttaatgaaaaatgaaaaaactaacACCACAATAAAGAGGAATATTTACATTTATCAATGCATTGACAATGTATTATTACATATTCGCAGATGACTCTAGTCTCTAACCTCTTTCTTTACTTGTGGAAACAAGCTAATATGTATGCGCTTAGCTCTGGATTCTCAAGAAAAAATTGAGGGTGtgataattaaatgtataaatcaTATCGTGACCATGTCATCTGCAAGGGAAAAGGCATAGACATGGGAAGcagatataattgattatgtagCAGTATTCGTTACGTTTCGACATTGATATGAATTTGTACTGAGGGTGCTATGCGAAAAAGTATCCAGATTTCGTAGCCTCTGTGCTCGAGGATGCTGAATGATTACCAAAACATCATTTTTGGAACTTTCCACATGAGAAGCAGAAGTTGGCTACACAGACAGAAAATGAACTATTTCAGTTATCTAGTGTTCATAAAGAATGTTGacgtaaaatataataaaggaaTTTTTTGAGAATGTAATATAAGTtatcgaaagaaaaaaaaaaagttaccaaAAGCTTATATGAATTTATGGgatgatatttaattttgcaACATACCATACTGCACAGTCAACCAAATAATGAAAGAACGTGATAACAAGTTTATAATACTTACCACTCCAATGTGCCATTCATGACTACTAAATTCTTTAAATGTTGCTGCATCCATTTCCTGCACCAATGTGTTTTGAGTAGTCAGAAAACGGAATAATATTCTGTAACTACATAAACGCTAgactaattatttaattatctgCATATGTGAATGAACtctagattttttattttttttttatcaggggaagaaaactaagaaaatgatattttttgttagatagaaaataaaaatcgaaaagagaaaaaaaaataacttttacttttgtttgaTCGTGTGaggatggaagaggataaaaTAAGATTAGGATATTTGGCGgggagagaaggaagagaaaactagtttaaaaaataaatggttGATATTCAATAATTTCTCACCTATTTTTAGTAgtttgttttctatttctttctatttatatttctttaatttccatAATTTTCTATTCTACTAACCTAGtttaatattatgtatttacTGAGgctaatgatattttaacacccatcaaatgaaatatatcacttgaaaacttaaataatatatatattataataatgtttataaggtgaatatatttttttaatagtttcaaaaagtattattttttaatttatctaatgTGAACCAACCATAGTCTTTcctttatatcaaatttcaagcttctctcttctctctcgtTCTTTTCCACCCAACCTTATGTAGGGTAACACACTAAACTTGTCTAAATGACAAGTAGGGGCTCCAATCCTAAAACGGTGCTAGACTATAAACGTCATTTACAACtgatttattattactatactTTACTGTATGTAGTTTGAAATCTTGATCTactaatgaagaagaaaaacttacaATACTATAGATGGGAGGAACCAGAGTATCGCCTTTACACTTAGTGATTGGCATGACAGAGAAGTTTGGTCCCAAATCATGTGACCTGAAAATCCATCTGTATATAAAGGAATAGATTAATAAGTTTTgcataatagaaaaaatatcatatacttGCACAAAAATTATAATGCGTTGCATTTTTTGGATAAATACTATAAAGTTCGAGAATTCAGGGTAATTGATTGCACTGGAAAACAGATATGCATACCCAATGTAAACAAAGATGCAGAATTGTGCCCATTCCCTGAGTAATAAACGAAGCCAGTAATTCTCTGAAGAATCATTCATGTTCATATATATCTAAAATTGATGAGATTGTCAAAgttagatatttatatatatcactGTGTAAGTTTATAAAGAGAAACTCGACCCAAGTATAATACCACAGTTTCTGCTGTAGCTACTATCTGCATTGCACCCTGAAATTTCCTGCACGATGAAAAATATGGCAACAATTAAGTATGAGTGAGATATATGTATGCAAAATGGGAAGAAATAACACATGTACACTTCTCGGATGCGTGGAACTTACTTGAATATTGTGTACTTCTTATACACGGCATCATACATTGGTTGAATATCCTCGTTTTCTATAAGGCTCAATTGTTCTCGTAGCACTAGTAGGTTTTGGGATATATGGTGGAATATTATATAGAATGTAACAAAATAGTTTAATAGCAAAAGAACCTGCACATTTGGTCAAATTATGAATTAGCATCAATGAATCATGCATACATCTTATAAATCACAAATATAGATgttttaccaattaaactacATTAGATTAGACCAGATAAGAAACTTACAGAGAAGTATGGCACACAAGCCTTGTACCCAATCAGAGTCAAGTAAAAGATACAAGCAAGTGCGGCAGTTGAACGGCGTTCATTTAAAGAAAGACGCTCACACATGATGCAGTAACCATGAGAAATGAGTAAAAAGCAGACAAAAGCAGCTGTCTGAAATAGCACCCCCGTTACATACACCCCAAATGACATCCACAAAGAGCAGGCCTGAAAATTGAAGCAAGAATACCTGCAAGAATAGCGTCATGAGATCCAATGAAGTAAATTTTGAGTACTACAACCATACAACTTCACACTTCTATGCCGTGTTGTCAAACAAACTTCAAAGCCTGCCATGCATTGTCCAGTCTCACATTAAAAATGTACGTGTGAAAACTCTAGAcagttaaatgaaaaaaaaaaaaaaaaaaaaagaacacgGCATTCTGTATATTTATCACAGTGATCAATTACAAATAGCATTATATAGATGGCCAAGCATAACTCTCACTGCCTGATATAGAGAGCTAATAACTACTAACAAACTAACTGCAAAATAACagagaaaaaataacaaactatTTGCTAAGCAAAACCGTAAAGCTAAGCAATATGTCTGTTTACAGTATGTAGAATGTCAGTGTGTTTTGATACATGGTATAaaggcaaaaaaaaatcatgtcaaAATGGTTAATGAAAGTTACATTTGGTAGCTTCTCTGTTGTTGAAGAAAGTATGTACCAAACACGCTGtgtaaaatttatatacttGAGATTACTTGACGACATCATGAACCATCCTTCTGAAATTGAACTACTTTATGATGTATGTAATTGATTCTTTAACACAAACGAGATTCTCCATTATAGACGACAACCCCACGCATACATTCCAAAATTGGGGGTTAGTTTGAGCTTTGTCCCGTGTCTGCTTGACATAAACTTTGTACAGGACCAATCGCGGAGCTTGTATGCAAAAGAATGTGTACAAGCATTCCGATAATTTTCACCCAATACAGAGTTGTTCTTGTACATGAGAACTCTTGCAAGACTCGTTAATGTATCTAAATCTAGAACAATTATTTGCCTTTTTTCCGTCTTCACTTACAAATACTCTATCAATATATTGTCATGCTTAGAACAAATAAAGCCGTATTACTCCGCGATCTTGTCTGACTAGTATTCTGCAAGCACAGTACTCTTCCATAGAATCTATTatgtttgaaattaaattatcaagaACCCAACTGTAAAATCAGAGGTGGGTGAGAAAGTAGAAAGATGAATATATAAGAGGAAAGACCTATAGAATCTTAGGTATTAAGGTTTTGAATGCTGATTCAAGATGGAGAGATAATCTTTTTGCttcaaaaaattgaaagttCCATTCAAATGTTGAAGTTTTTGATTCTCAAATATATGGAATGTTTACTCGTACAACTGAAAAATTGGTATCCTCGTCTTTCCTCCAATAATACACTTATTTTGCCTTCTTACTCGTGAGCTATTAAAGAGGCAAAGAATGACCTACTCTTTCCAGACAGACTACACTTGGTTTACAaccaaatcaaatataatatgcTAGAAACCATTTGCAACATTAaacaagcaaaaagaaaaagataaaaacgcAAAACCTACCAGAAGAGGAAGGACAGCATGAGCTGCAATGCTTTAATCAACGGAACCGAAGCAAGTGTCCATTGCAAATTATTCCACTGCTCTAACAAAAACAACatcacaaaacaaagaaattacgCAACCAAAAAATAACCACCTTTTCAAAACTCAAGTTAACAGCACTACgaaaacaattaattatcaTAGAGCTTtcaattaaaatcacatattgaTAAAGTAAAAATTCGTCATCGACTAAAAGATCATTTAATATGTTCGCagaaattcatttaatttcctCACGTTGCATATATTCGATTAAAAGATCAAACTCGACAACGATAACGAAACATAGCTTAACGTGAAACCTGAGTGTGGCGCGTTTTGTAGGTGTAAACGGTCCAAGAGCAAGCAGAGACGAACCAGATCGACAGGAACATCAAGTACAGCCACGGCAGCGAGCTATACGACTCATCCACTCCCATACCGTAACCGTCGACGGAACTCACCATTTCGTTCCCGGAAAACGATATACTTTTCTCCGCCGGCGACTTCTGTTTCCGTTTTAACTGTTTTATTCTGTGCCGTCGTGGCGTTGGGCTGGGTTTTGCAGTTGTACTTCACCTCACCATGCGCATTTTTATACGCAGGAGCGTTGCACACGTCTCAAACGTGGCCTGTGCTTTAAACGAgtcaaaacaataattattctttttttcttttcatcaatgTTTAATCACCAAACctctgttacttttattttagtatattttgacactaatattgtaaaaaatgaatgtaaaaaaaaatgtgtgaaaatatttttttttatagaatgaCCTGATacatataaatgatattttgaatgtattatcctttttttatttcattttctttttgaaaaaaaaatatttataagaattttaCAATTTGTGTGAAATGAATGTAGGCATGTGTCATCGTACTATTAGttattattgatatagttaTCAGATAATTGAAAGAGTAAGAATAGTATGATACATATtgacattcatttgacacacaGAAAAAGGACAAAATAGTCTTAAAAGAATGAACTTTTGTagtttttcgaaaaaaaaaagtaaaaagtaaaaaaagatagtatcaaatgaatgaaaaaaattatgtcgGTCAAACTATCATTTCtctaattgaaataaaaaaaaaattgaaataacttataaaaagattaattatatatgattatgaaTGTGTTTTTAGCTAAAATGGTAATTGTTTGGTGCAAAAGCATGATGGCAAATTTTGTggttttttgtattaaaatgcAAAGTTGATGTGCGAATTTTTATGGGAAAAGAGAGTGGGTGGGTGTAACTATCTTTGGTGCAAAGTGGATTGAAGAGCATCTCATTAAAAGATTTTCCatacataaaattattgtttcttATTTTGGTGAATTGACTCTAATGAATAGTTTATGAATGGGTAAAAGAGAGAAGAATAAGATAGGGTTTGTTCAAAAAATGTCTCAACATTTGTCATAATTAAGCGCTTTGAAAGGACGTGAAGAGCACTTGCAACACTCTTTCCAAATTTCAGTTAGAAAAACATTAACATATaataacacaaataataaaagacaAAACACACCAAATCAATATAGGAAGTGATGTTGGTACTTGGTGATGCTTTTAACTAACTAATTTGCAAATTTTAAGCAACCGGCTTTGACTTTTAAACAGAAAAGGAttcttaacaaaaaataatggattcttaaaaaaactaatgaagaacatttttttttaatgatgataatagttttattttaattttgtagataAGAACAACATTTACATAAATCTTCACACtcataaaatattgtttattgtGTATTAATCATTAGGCTTTAAGACGTattctcaaaatatttatatcgaTAGCTAGCTTAGGTAACAGACGTAGGTAATACTCTAATTTGTCTACTATTAGTAGGTAAAATAATTTCCTTTACTTCTAAATCCCAAACAATTCAATTGGGGTAAATACATAAAGATTTAACGTCATTTCTTCAAATTGTTCTTTGTTTCTAAGTTCATAGCTATTACCTCATCGATATTACCTACCAAATAAAAGGCTTGTTCACCGTCTAATTTTTTACAAgagatttattttttgaataatgatacttagacaacattttttttataacatttgaacatcatctacgtgtcattctgtgattggtccaaaattatttcacaatcaataataataatcataaataccaccaTGGACCAATTACAGAATAACActtagatgatgttcaaatgttgtcaaaaaaatgttgtctaagtatcattatccttactTTTTATACCACTCTAAAAGGTTTTTTTAGTAATGGAagtattttatgtgtatataaatttatgtttatctattgtttttatcttaCTGAAACTTTGTTTGTATTGTAACACATTTATGATTTtgcaataaaagtgaaaaaaaaatagaaatgttatatttttttagtaagaATAAACACAATAATTTTAGGTAGGttcttttgttctttaaatGGATTTGGCTTGATATGGTAGTTGAAGGTGGTAAccagaagaaaatgaagactTTAGGTTAACAAACTCACTAACAAAACTACTTTCCTTCACTTCCTACCCAATTAAAAGTgtttcaaaacatattttatgtgTTTCCAAAAAATCTTCTGGAAAAGTATTCTAAACAACTTGTGGGTGTGCCGAAAGTAAGAGCTTATTTGATATCGCTAAGGTTTCATTTGATTCTTTCAATTTTGTGTGGACTACTTCTTTTTACACCTTATATTTTTCTCCCTGCACTTCCTGGAAAACCTGATATACCACTTTTACCCTTCATTAAGATCATATTAAAAACTCTTAATGACATATTCTTGACCCTTCTTTCGTTTTCCATGCGTAATTGCATATCCCTCCACATTTAGCCttgatattttcaaaaaatcCGAAATACATACATTATAtagagataatttttattttatattataattttaattggttTAATGTCTATTTTGGTCTCTAgttgttcttctttttttcaaaagttcacaagcgtcatatattttgtaaaataggTTCGTGCTAGTCCTTTTTGTTTACAGCGTTAAAAAAATCAGTGATAGAGTTGTCTTCCTAGCAAAACCTGAATGAGTTGTATAGTTTAACATTTTCGGTTTCTACCCTCCGCATTTCCCTCACTCTTTTACATCTTCTTCCTCGTCTCCTTTGAAAACCTCTTTTTGGTGAAAAAACTTTTTCTCTCCACTTCCTTAAACTCCACTATTTCTTCCTACTTTTGCGGCATCCTCATCTTTGTTCTCACCTACACCTTCACCTTGCAGGAACAAAATCCTACTCTGATGTCGCCAACTACATCTTcaatcatttcatttcattagaACTCAAGACATACAAAGCGATTTACATCCTTAACCACTTTACTTCATtaagaccaaaataggtattaaagaTACTGAAGTTTATAAATCTATTGAAggtataagaagaaaaaaaaggagatgCAGAAAGGTTTTTTTTTCGAACAAGTTTTTCTTTAAGCGACTAGGGCAACAGAGGTGtagcaaagaagaagaatgagtGTCGATAATGGCTGCAACGGCAACACGGTGCAGGTAGGgcattttagtctttttatcTGGCGGAAAGGATTGCGGATAGTATTGCGGGAGTGGAAAAAGCAAAAGCTCATTTCTAAATTTCCTTTTCTGTGACATCATTTGACAACCATCGAACATTTATGTAAGAACAAAATGattataagaaaatgaatttttatatttataaaggaaaaaaaatgtaataaaataactGTTTAACGtaactttcattttaattttattttctcattttaaaaaatatcaactgACAATATATATACTGTTTATGGTGATACAATATAAAGTATGTTGTACTTCTTAATCAATTAATGAGCCagcctaataaaataataaacatggCCAACTAACCAGCCATGTGTTCCACACtaaatttctatatttgttGAAGCATTTTTCCTTGGGGTCAGTCCTATCAATTCCTTTTCGATCTTgcactatatatattattttgtaactattttattatttttaattttaatcatagtatcaaattatttattaattatgaatttaattcTACTGAATGAATAAATAGAAAGGACTCTGGTGAAGACAAAACCTCGCCCCAGTTCGATTAATATGCTGGGaccaaagaaaataataagacaAACCATCTAAATTAATATCTCTAATATATCAAAACATATTTCTAAGTTACCtttcaattgcttttcaataaaatcttatttaattgctttttaataaaatcttatttttatataataattaagtaaaaaaatttaaacctaattcaatttcataaaattaactAAACGGTTTTAAATAGTacagtttttgtttcttgttaaGATTAAAGGTAGGTGGTATTTCTGAATTTAATAactacaaattaataaataatatgaagaTTAAGTGTGTGTTTACTTTAGGAGATTATTTGAGGGAGAGTGAATTAAcagatttgaaaatatttgaatataaattttttattgtttatttgagtggatttaaaATGCGAGTGGagatagatttaaaaataaagtttaaaaatattagtttagaTTTAACTCATGTgacagataaaataaataatttaattagtaaaaattaaaaattatcaaattatccttaattataaaaatgatataaatgataattgttagtgttatatataattataaaaatgtatataaagagaaaaaaataaaaattaatttttaaaatgtatcaaatgataatttagtaaattgaaataataatataaatacacaaaagcaaatatgaaaattaacataaatatttgttGATATGTAATAACAGTAAATCCTTCACAAGTGAACagaaatttgataattttatacattaaaaacattaaaccCTTAAGTGGTATAATGGAAAGGCTGGATATTTCATCATAAACTATATTATAAACGCAGGAGATATTAATTAGAGGATTTGGTAGGGTTTTAGGTGAGAAAGCTTGGTGTGCGTATATTATCAAATACCAAAGGCAAACTAATTAGGATCATGTGCTACACGTTGTCACTGCTATCTAACGGTTgatctaattaatttattccaTTATTCATCCAACaaatcattcttcttctttttgcatttttattagtttagaatttaacaaaaacaacattttcaatTATCAAATTTGTATATCTCACGTCGAATatcaaaaactcaaattataatagacttaatatatttttgtttctaaacgtttttatttctttttttgtcaaattttattctatttagatttttttctctgaaaaagttacaaattaagttttttatgacATTGTTTAAGACATGTGTACTATATTTTCTGGTCAACAAGATAGTTTGGATAATGTGTCACGTCTTTAGTTTCATAAGGTTGTCATATAGG from Vigna radiata var. radiata cultivar VC1973A chromosome 9, Vradiata_ver6, whole genome shotgun sequence carries:
- the LOC106773850 gene encoding cytochrome c oxidase assembly protein COX19-like, coding for MSAAGGAFGGNRGLRPVPPEKGIFPLDHLHLCDLEKVEYLNCLKTAGHQSEKCRQFSKKYLQCRMERNLMAKQDLAELGFKESTVETTGGKVTDRVVTQDQ
- the LOC106773820 gene encoding uncharacterized protein LOC106773820 isoform X2, with the translated sequence MLSFLFWYSCFNFQACSLWMSFGVYVTGVLFQTAAFVCFLLISHGYCIMCERLSLNERRSTAALACIFYLTLIGYKACVPYFSVLLLLNYFVTFYIIFHHISQNLLVLREQLSLIENEDIQPMYDAVYKKYTIFKKFQGAMQIVATAETVIYMNMNDSSENYWLRLLLREWAQFCIFVYIGWIFRSHDLGPNFSVMPITKCKGDTLVPPIYSIEMDAATFKEFSSHEWHIGVPTSASHVESSKNDVLVIIQHPRAQRLRNLDTFSHSTLSTNSYQCRNVTNTAT
- the LOC106773820 gene encoding uncharacterized protein LOC106773820 isoform X1, with protein sequence MVSSVDGYGMGVDESYSSLPWLYLMFLSIWFVSACSWTVYTYKTRHTQWNNLQWTLASVPLIKALQLMLSFLFWYSCFNFQACSLWMSFGVYVTGVLFQTAAFVCFLLISHGYCIMCERLSLNERRSTAALACIFYLTLIGYKACVPYFSVLLLLNYFVTFYIIFHHISQNLLVLREQLSLIENEDIQPMYDAVYKKYTIFKKFQGAMQIVATAETVIYMNMNDSSENYWLRLLLREWAQFCIFVYIGWIFRSHDLGPNFSVMPITKCKGDTLVPPIYSIEMDAATFKEFSSHEWHIGVPTSASHVESSKNDVLVIIQHPRAQRLRNLDTFSHSTLSTNSYQCRNVTNTAT